The nucleotide window CGTCGAAAGCTACTGTTCCAACAATCAATAATTTATTCATTATGTGCGTTTCGAATTAGGGCGCAAAGATAGTCTATAAGTTGCAATATTGCAATGGGTTGAATTGGCAATATTTTTACAAAAGTTTTCCCTCTTCTTTTTCGTAGAATTCGTCAACTGAAAGCTGTTTTTGCATAGAAGCCATAACTGCTAACGCATCGCATCTTTCATTTTGAGGATGGTTATTATGACCTTTTATCCATTTAAAACCAACTCGATGCTTTCTATAAATAAGCAAAAAACGTTTCCACAAATCGGGATTTTTTTTTCCGGCAAATCCTTTTTTTTCCCAACCAAAAACCCATTTTTTTTCAACAGCATCCACAACATATTTGGAATCTGAAACAACCAGAACAGTTGTATTCTCTTTTTTAAGCTTTTCCAAACCAACAATAACTGCCAACAACTCCATTCGATTATTTGTTGTATGCCGAAAACCTTCATAAAATTCTTTTTTATATGGCTTGCCAACCCACTCCATAACGACTCCATATCCTCCATTTCCCGGATTCCCTTTGGCCGCACCATCTGTATATATATGTACGTCGTAATTCAAAATATGAAATTAGAAGTTAGAGATTCGACGTTGATGTCAAAAGATTTTCGATTACTGAAGGAAAATAACGTTGTTCCAATTCATGGATTTTTTCAGCCACAACTTCGGGAGTATCGGTCGATAAAACAACAACACTTTTTTGAAAAATGACTGCACCTTCATCATAGTTTTCATTAACATAATGAATTGTTATTCCGGTTTCTTTTTCCTTATTTTCAACTACGGCATTGTGAACATGCATTCCATACATTCCTTTTCCGCCAAATTTTGGCAACAAAGCAGGATGAATATTTATTATACGATTTGGATAACTTTCTATCAAATCTTGCGGACATTTTAACAAAAATCCTGCTAATACGATTAAATCAGGTTGAAACTTACTAACTTTTTGTAATAATTTTCCTGAATTTAATTCTTCTTTTGAAAAAATTTCGGTCGGAACATTCAATTTTTGAGCTTTTTCAAGAACACCTGCTTTCGAATTATTTGAAAAAACCGCCACTACGGTTCCGGTTGTATTTGTCCCAAAATATTCGATAATATTTTTAGCGTTAGTCCCCGATCCCGAAGCAAATATCAGTATTCTTTTCATAATTCTCTTTTTATTTTAATGCAAAAAAAAGAATAAAAAACGAAATTAAATAAGTTTCAGAAATCTTTGTTGAAATAAATTTTATAAATTAGTACACACATTTATTCACTAAATTGTTGTTTTAAAATAAAGTTGTTTTATTTTTGCCAACAAATTAAATTCTAAAATTAAAAGATTATGTCAGACATTGCATCAAGAGTAAAAGCGATTATCGTAGACAAATTAGGTGTTGACGAAAACGAAGTTGTAACAGAAGCAAGCTTCACTAATGATTTGGGAGCTGACTCATTAGACACTGTTGAGCTTATTATGGAATTCGAAAAAGAATTTGATATCCAAATTCCAGACGATCAAGCAGAAAACATCGCTACTGTAGGGCAGGCTATCTCTTATATCGAGGAAGCTAAAAAATAATAATAACACACCCGATTTCTAAAATTTATAATTTTCATGAATCGGGTGTTATTATTTGATTAAATTAACTATTCGATTGAAATTCAATCAAATTATATTTATATAATAATACCCATGTCTCTTTAATAGTATTGAAAGCATGGGCTTTATTTGTTAAAAGATAACAAAAATAAAAACGTTATGGCTTTAAGAAGAGTTGTTGTAACAGGCCTTGGTGCTCTCACTCCTATTGGTAATAATATTGAGGAATTTTGGAATGGTCTAATCAATGGTGTTAGTGGAGCTGCTCCTATAACTTATTATGACGCTTCAAAATTCAGAACTCAATTTGCCTGTGAAGTAAAAAACTTCAATGTTGAAGAATTTATAGACAGAAAAGAGGCGAGAAAAATGGACCGTTATGCACAATACGCTATAGTTGCATCTGATGAAGCTATAAAGGATGCCGGTTTCGATTTTGACTCATTAGACAAAGACAGAGTAGGTGTTATTTGGGGGTCTGGTATTGGCGGATTAGAAACTTTCCAGATTGAGGTTCTTAATTATGCAGCCGGTGACGGTACTCCAAAATTCAACCCTTTCTTTATACCAAAAATGATTGCAGATATTGCAGGTGGTCATATCTCAATGAAATATGGACTTAGAGGTCCAAATTTCACGACCGTTTCTGCCTGTGCATCATCAACTAATGCTATTATTGATGCTTTCAATTACATTCGATTAGGTCATGCCGATGCGATTGTAACAGGCGGTTCAGAAGCTGCTGTAACAATTGCAGGAATGGGTGGTTTTAATGCCATGCATGCCTTATCAACCAGAAATGACGACCCAAAAACAGCTTCAAGACCTATGGACAAAGACAGAGATGGATTTGTACTTGGTGAAGGAGCCGGAGCGTTGATTCTAGAAGAATATGAACATGCTGTAGCCCGTGGCGCAAAAATATACTGCGAAATTGGTGGAGGCGGAATGTCTGCTGATGCTTATCACATCACTGCACCACATCCTGAAGGATTAGGAGCCAAAAATGTAATGATAAATTGCTTAAGAGATGCAGGTTTGGAACCAACAGATGTTGATGGCGTAAATATGCACGGAACTTCAACTCCTTTAGGTGATATTGGAGAATCAAAAGCAATCCTGCAAGTTTTTGGTGAACATGCCTACACCATGAACCTGAATTCAACAAAATCGATGACAGGTCATTTATTGGGAGCCACAGGAGCTATTGAAGCTATATCTTGTATTCTTTCGATAAAACATGGCATCGTTCCTCCTACAATCAATCATTTTACAGATGATGAAAACATTGACCCAAAATTAAACTTTACTTTCAACGTAGCTCAAAAAAGAGAAATGAACGTTGTCATGAGTAATACTTTTGGTTTTGGCGGTCATAATGCTTGCGTTTTAGTAAAAAAATTAGATTATAAAGCATAAATGCGTTTTCTTAGAAAAATATTCTCAAAATCCCGTTCTCTAGAAGACGGGATTTTTTTTGATACTATTCAGCCAATTCTTGGTTTTGAACCTGCTACATTGGAATTTTACAAAAAAGCGTTTACACATCGCTCGTCCAATCGTATCGACTTAAAAGGAAATCCCATCAATTACGAAAGGCTTGAGTTTTTGGGTGATGCTATGCTCAGCTCGGTAATTGCCGCCTATTTGTTTAATGAAGCTCCTCTTGGTGACGAAGGTTATTTGACCAAAATGCGTTCCAAAATAGTAAGTAGGGAACATTTAAATGAATTGGGTAAAGATTTGAATCTGATACAATTTGTTGAGAGCAAAGTACCCGTTCACCATTTTGGCGAAAACATCCACGGTAACATATTCGAGTCTTTGATAGGAGCTATCTATCTGGACAAAGGGTACGAATATTGCGAAAAATTCATTCGAAAAAGAGTAATAATTCCTTATGTTGACATTGCCCGACTGGAAGGAAAAGTGATTAGTTACAAAAGCCTTGTTATAGAATGGTGTCAAAAAGAAAAAAAACAATTTCACTATGACATTTTTGAAGACAATGCTTTTGATGGCCAACGCTTATTTGGAGTAAAACTCAGCATTGACGATAAAGTAGTTGCAAAAGCGAGGGCTACCTCAAAAAAGAAAGCAGAAGAAAAAGCTTCCCAGCGTGCCTATTTTGCTTTCCAAGAAAAAATTGAAAGAAAATAACTATTCCAATTATCAATGCTACATCGTTTTCGTTAATAAAATATCATATTCTTAGTCTATAAGCGTTCTTTTGCTAAAATAGAAATACTATATTTACATCTTATTTTTTTAATGAAATGGCAATTCATAAACTGGTTTTTGACGATTTTGACGAAATTGATTACAGCCTTATTGCTATTCACACTTCATTAGAAGATTATAGATTGGCTTATTTTATAAATCAAAAACTTCATGTAAATCTGAATAAATCTATAAAAGAAATTCAAATTACAATTAAAGAAGGAGAAGCTCATTTTTCACGATTCCATTATTATGAAAAGAAAAAAGAGATTTCCTGGGATTTGATTCAAAATAAAAATGAGGTCATCAATCAACAAAAAGATGAAAATCAGGGCTTATTTTCAAATATTGGCATGGAAGTTGTAAAGAAGGTCTTCATGCTTCCTGAATTTAAAAAAGCTGATTATTTTCTAAAAATAGAAAATAGTGAAGGAAGTCTTAATCTTTTGGAGATAACCAATTTATTGAATACAATAGACAATGTAGCAACCGCCTATATTGTTGACACAGATAATATAAGATCTAAAAACAATTTAATTTTTTAAAAGAAATGCTTACAAACAAAAAAACCAAAATTGTAGCCACACTTGGGCCTGCATGTAGTACGAGAGAAATCATCAAAGATATGATCGAGGCAGGTGTAAATGTATTTAGAGTAAATTTTTCGCATGCTGATTACGAAGACGTAAAAAATAAAATCAACATTATACGCAGTATAAACGAAGAATTTGGATACACTACTGGAATACTTGGAGATTTACAAGGACCTAAACTACGTGTTGGAGTAATGGAAGACGGAGTTGTTGTAAATGACGGTGATTTGATCACTTTCACAACTGCTGAAGATATAATTGGTACTTCTAAAAAAGTATTCATGAAATACCAAAACTTCCCGAATGATGTTAATCCCGGTGAAAGAATCTTATTGGACGACGGTAAACTAATTTTTGAAATCGTTGAAACCGATAAAAACTCTGAAGTTGTGGCTCGTGTAATTCAGGGTGGAGAATTAAAATCTAAAAAAGGGGTAAATTTACCAAACACCAAAATTTCCCTGCCTGCAATGACAGAAAAAGACGTTGCAGATGCCATTTTTGCAATTGAACAAAAACTGGACTGGATTGCTCTTTCGTTTGTAAAAACCCCAAGAGACTTACAGGATTTACAGGAATTAATTGCCAAACATTCTGAGCATAAAATTCCAATTATAGCCAAAATCGAAATGCCTGAGGCACTAGAAAACATGGACAGAATTGTTGCTTATTGTGACGCTTTGATGGTTGCCAGAGGAGATTTGGGAGTTGAACTTCCTGCCCACGAAGTACCATTGGTTCAAAAAGAATTGATCCGCAGAGCCAAAACGGCAAGAATACCAGTAATTGTTGCTACACAAATGATGGAAACAATGATTACAAGTTTGACTCCAACCCGTGCAGAAGTAAATGACGTTGCCAACTCGGTAATGGATGGTGCTGATGCAGTAATGCTTTCTGGAGAAACAGCTACTGGAAATTATCCAGTGCAGGTAATTCAAAAAATGACTCAAATCCTAGAAGCTGTTGAAGATTCACCACTTATCCAGGTACCTCAAAACTCTCCTCAAGTAAGAACAAGTCGTTTTATCACTAAAACCGTATGTCAACACGCTGCGATTATGGCCAATGCCATTAAAGCAAAAGCAATTTGTACTTTGACAAACAGTGGTTATACTGCATTCCAAATTTCGGCATGGAGACCTTCAGCTCATATTTTGGTTTTCACTTCAAATAAAAGAATTTTGACTCAACTAAACTTATTGTGGGGTGTAAAATCATTCTTTTATGAAAAATCAGTTAGCACAGACGAAACTGTTACCGATGTGAACAATATTGTAAAAGAAAAAGGATTCGTTAAAAAAGGTGATTTCTTGATTAACCTAGCCGCAATGCCAATTATTGACAAAGGAATGGTAAATACACTAAGAGTTTCTGAAATAGACTAAACTTTTAGTCCATCAAAATATAACACCGTCTTGCTTCTCATCATAGATTCGAGACGGTTTTTTGTTTCTACTAGCAATATTTTTTTACCAAAAACAAACACAACCTGTTGATTTAAAAAGTTTTAAGTTGTATTTTTGAAAATACAGCCCAAGATTTATTTTTTTCAAACCGTACAAAATACCTTTTTACATTCGTTAAAAAGGGATTTTTTTTAAATCAAAAAATAGATTTCGTCAAAACAATCCGAAAAACAAAACTCTAATTTTTATATAAAAAATGAAGCACTTACTTTATACAGCACTGTTCTTTTTTGGAGTTATGCAATATGCCAATTCACAACAACTAAAATCTCCCAACGGAAAACTTGCAATGGAATTTGCGTTGCAAAACGACGGAACTCCAAGCTACACCTTAAACTACAAGGGCAAAACAGTTATAAAACCAAGTAAGTTGGGACTTGAACTCAAAAACGACAAAAAATCATTGTTGAATGATTTTGCCATAATTGACAGCAAAATGACTTCTTTTGACGAAACATGGAAACCAGTTTGGGGTGAAGTAGAAAGCATCAGAAACCAATACAACGAACTAGCTGTTACATTAAACCAAAAAGAAACAAACAGACAGATCATCATTCGCTTCCGATTGTTTAATGACGGTCTTGGTTTTCGATACGAATTCCCTGCACAGAAAAACTTGGTTTATTTTGTTATAAAAGAAGAAAGAACCCAATTTGCAATGACAGGCGACCACACCGCTTATTGGATTCCTGGCGATTATGACACGCAAGAATACGATTATACCATTTCAAAATTATCAGAGATAAGAGGATTAACAGAAAAAGCAAAAACGGCCAACTTATCGCAAACTTCTTTTTCTCCAACCGGAGTACAAACGTCCCTTATGCTGAAAACAAATGAGGGGATTTACATCAACTTGCACGAAGCGGCATTGATTAATTATTCCTGTATGCATCTGAATTTGGATGACAAAAACATGGTATTCGAATCTTGGTTGACACCTGACGAAAAAGGAGTTAAAGGGTACATTCAGGCTCCTACACAATCTCCTTGGAGAACGATTATTGTAAGTGATGATGCCAGAGAAATTTTGGCTTCAAAGTTAACTTTAAACTTAAATGATCCCTGTAAAATTGAAGATACTTCTTGGATTAAACCTGTAAAATATGTCGGAGTTTGGTGGGAAATGATTTCCGGAAAAAGTACTTGGTCTTATACCGATGAATTCCCTGCGGTGCAGCTTGGCGTAACCGATTATTCCAAAGCAAAACCCAACAGCACGCATGGCGCCAATA belongs to Flavobacterium gilvum and includes:
- the rnhA gene encoding ribonuclease HI — protein: MNYDVHIYTDGAAKGNPGNGGYGVVMEWVGKPYKKEFYEGFRHTTNNRMELLAVIVGLEKLKKENTTVLVVSDSKYVVDAVEKKWVFGWEKKGFAGKKNPDLWKRFLLIYRKHRVGFKWIKGHNNHPQNERCDALAVMASMQKQLSVDEFYEKEEGKLL
- the purN gene encoding phosphoribosylglycinamide formyltransferase; protein product: MKRILIFASGSGTNAKNIIEYFGTNTTGTVVAVFSNNSKAGVLEKAQKLNVPTEIFSKEELNSGKLLQKVSKFQPDLIVLAGFLLKCPQDLIESYPNRIINIHPALLPKFGGKGMYGMHVHNAVVENKEKETGITIHYVNENYDEGAVIFQKSVVVLSTDTPEVVAEKIHELEQRYFPSVIENLLTSTSNL
- a CDS encoding acyl carrier protein, giving the protein MSDIASRVKAIIVDKLGVDENEVVTEASFTNDLGADSLDTVELIMEFEKEFDIQIPDDQAENIATVGQAISYIEEAKK
- the fabF gene encoding beta-ketoacyl-ACP synthase II; its protein translation is MALRRVVVTGLGALTPIGNNIEEFWNGLINGVSGAAPITYYDASKFRTQFACEVKNFNVEEFIDRKEARKMDRYAQYAIVASDEAIKDAGFDFDSLDKDRVGVIWGSGIGGLETFQIEVLNYAAGDGTPKFNPFFIPKMIADIAGGHISMKYGLRGPNFTTVSACASSTNAIIDAFNYIRLGHADAIVTGGSEAAVTIAGMGGFNAMHALSTRNDDPKTASRPMDKDRDGFVLGEGAGALILEEYEHAVARGAKIYCEIGGGGMSADAYHITAPHPEGLGAKNVMINCLRDAGLEPTDVDGVNMHGTSTPLGDIGESKAILQVFGEHAYTMNLNSTKSMTGHLLGATGAIEAISCILSIKHGIVPPTINHFTDDENIDPKLNFTFNVAQKREMNVVMSNTFGFGGHNACVLVKKLDYKA
- the rnc gene encoding ribonuclease III codes for the protein MRFLRKIFSKSRSLEDGIFFDTIQPILGFEPATLEFYKKAFTHRSSNRIDLKGNPINYERLEFLGDAMLSSVIAAYLFNEAPLGDEGYLTKMRSKIVSREHLNELGKDLNLIQFVESKVPVHHFGENIHGNIFESLIGAIYLDKGYEYCEKFIRKRVIIPYVDIARLEGKVISYKSLVIEWCQKEKKQFHYDIFEDNAFDGQRLFGVKLSIDDKVVAKARATSKKKAEEKASQRAYFAFQEKIERK
- a CDS encoding IPExxxVDY family protein; this translates as MAIHKLVFDDFDEIDYSLIAIHTSLEDYRLAYFINQKLHVNLNKSIKEIQITIKEGEAHFSRFHYYEKKKEISWDLIQNKNEVINQQKDENQGLFSNIGMEVVKKVFMLPEFKKADYFLKIENSEGSLNLLEITNLLNTIDNVATAYIVDTDNIRSKNNLIF
- the pyk gene encoding pyruvate kinase; translation: MLTNKKTKIVATLGPACSTREIIKDMIEAGVNVFRVNFSHADYEDVKNKINIIRSINEEFGYTTGILGDLQGPKLRVGVMEDGVVVNDGDLITFTTAEDIIGTSKKVFMKYQNFPNDVNPGERILLDDGKLIFEIVETDKNSEVVARVIQGGELKSKKGVNLPNTKISLPAMTEKDVADAIFAIEQKLDWIALSFVKTPRDLQDLQELIAKHSEHKIPIIAKIEMPEALENMDRIVAYCDALMVARGDLGVELPAHEVPLVQKELIRRAKTARIPVIVATQMMETMITSLTPTRAEVNDVANSVMDGADAVMLSGETATGNYPVQVIQKMTQILEAVEDSPLIQVPQNSPQVRTSRFITKTVCQHAAIMANAIKAKAICTLTNSGYTAFQISAWRPSAHILVFTSNKRILTQLNLLWGVKSFFYEKSVSTDETVTDVNNIVKEKGFVKKGDFLINLAAMPIIDKGMVNTLRVSEID